The Vallitalea longa genome includes a window with the following:
- the ulaG gene encoding L-ascorbate 6-phosphate lactonase, which translates to MNVNDVSRDSWILSQFPEWGTWLNEEIEQEVVKPGTFCMWWLGCTGIWLKSEQNTNLCIDLWVKSGKRTKANPFMKKQHQHQRMIGCVDLQPNLRNSPCVIDPFAIKEVDAIFATHHHGDHIDIHVAAAIMQNCKEDVKFIGPQACVDLWTEWGVPRERCVIVKPGDTVKVKDVEVIVLDSFDRTELVTAPKGVILKDKMPQDMDKLAVNYLFKTSGGNLYHSGDSHYSNYYAKHGNDHKIDVALGSYGENPRGMTDKMTSSDILRMAESLNTEVIIPFHHDIWTNFMADPKEIQILWKMRKDRLQYKFKPFIWEVGGKFTYPADKDKMEYHHDRGFHDAFAIEPDLPFKSLL; encoded by the coding sequence ATGAACGTTAATGATGTTTCAAGAGATTCTTGGATTTTAAGTCAATTTCCAGAATGGGGAACTTGGCTTAATGAAGAGATAGAACAAGAAGTTGTGAAACCAGGTACTTTTTGTATGTGGTGGTTAGGATGTACCGGTATTTGGTTGAAATCAGAACAAAATACCAATTTGTGTATAGATTTATGGGTGAAAAGTGGTAAAAGAACAAAAGCTAATCCCTTTATGAAAAAACAACATCAGCATCAACGAATGATTGGGTGTGTTGATTTGCAACCAAATCTTAGAAATTCACCTTGTGTAATTGATCCTTTTGCAATTAAAGAAGTTGATGCAATATTTGCTACTCATCACCATGGTGACCATATTGATATACATGTGGCGGCAGCTATTATGCAAAACTGTAAGGAAGATGTAAAATTCATAGGACCACAGGCTTGTGTAGACCTTTGGACAGAGTGGGGAGTACCAAGAGAACGGTGTGTAATTGTAAAACCAGGAGATACTGTAAAAGTAAAAGATGTAGAAGTTATTGTTCTTGATTCATTTGATAGAACAGAATTGGTTACTGCACCAAAAGGTGTAATTCTGAAAGATAAAATGCCTCAGGATATGGACAAACTTGCTGTCAATTATTTGTTTAAAACATCTGGAGGAAATCTATATCATAGTGGAGATTCCCACTATTCAAATTATTATGCTAAACATGGAAATGACCATAAGATTGATGTTGCTCTTGGATCATATGGTGAAAATCCAAGAGGTATGACTGATAAAATGACATCATCAGATATCTTAAGAATGGCTGAATCATTAAATACAGAAGTAATTATTCCTTTTCATCATGATATATGGACAAACTTCATGGCAGATCCGAAAGAGATACAAATATTGTGGAAAATGAGAAAGGACAGATTACAATATAAGTTCAAACCATTCATATGGGAAGTTGGAGGTAAGTTTACTTATCCTGCTGACAAAGATAAAATGGAATATCACCACGATAGAGGATTCCATGATGCATTTGCCATAGAACCAGATCTACCATTTAAGTCTCTGTTATAG
- a CDS encoding PTS ascorbate transporter subunit IIC has translation MDTLNFIFTQILGEAYILLALVTLIGYIALKEPLSKAIAGSIKTAVGVLVLGVGSSKLTSTFGGLLDALNDKFGMTGVLLDTYSTMVATNDKLGEFVTWTVYTMLGAFIINIILVALRKYTKIRAVFLTGNVMLIQTAISTFIVYNFLHTSMLVTVLIASSITALYWGIMSTLLIKPVKEISGGADFTIGHQQMLGSLIAYKIAPKIGNKDDDIERIKLPNWLSIFQDNVVASSIVLLFFVTILMVALGKETVTTMAGGTNWIIYIVKTGLTLAVSLYILLTGVRMFVSELMYSFQGISEKILPGAVVAVDCAAVFGFAPKAVLLGFVGGAIGMIFGVVGLIVVGSPILIIPGFIPMFFDNAVIGIFANKRGGWKATLIITFCSGIIQVVGSGLAASALGINAWQGSFDWATIWLGIIYIFKCIGSFLGIC, from the coding sequence ATGGATACTTTAAATTTTATATTCACACAAATTTTGGGAGAAGCATATATACTTTTGGCATTAGTTACATTAATTGGTTATATAGCACTGAAGGAACCTTTATCCAAAGCTATAGCAGGTTCAATAAAAACTGCTGTGGGTGTTCTGGTTTTAGGTGTAGGTTCTTCAAAACTTACTAGTACATTTGGAGGATTATTGGATGCTTTAAATGATAAGTTCGGAATGACAGGTGTTCTACTAGATACATATAGTACGATGGTAGCAACAAATGATAAATTAGGTGAGTTTGTAACTTGGACTGTATATACAATGTTAGGGGCTTTCATCATTAACATTATTTTAGTAGCTCTTAGAAAATATACCAAGATTCGTGCAGTATTTTTAACAGGTAATGTAATGCTTATTCAAACGGCTATTTCAACATTTATAGTTTATAACTTTTTACATACATCAATGTTAGTGACGGTATTAATAGCTAGTAGTATTACCGCTTTGTATTGGGGTATTATGTCTACATTACTAATTAAACCAGTTAAAGAAATCAGTGGAGGAGCAGATTTTACAATTGGTCATCAACAGATGTTAGGTAGCTTGATAGCTTATAAAATCGCACCTAAAATAGGTAACAAAGATGATGATATTGAAAGAATAAAATTACCAAATTGGCTTTCTATATTTCAGGATAATGTGGTAGCTTCATCTATAGTTTTACTATTTTTCGTGACAATTTTAATGGTTGCATTAGGTAAAGAAACAGTTACAACTATGGCGGGGGGTACTAATTGGATAATATATATTGTTAAGACTGGCCTTACTTTAGCTGTATCTTTATATATATTATTAACAGGTGTAAGGATGTTTGTGTCAGAGTTAATGTATTCTTTTCAAGGTATATCAGAGAAGATTCTACCTGGTGCAGTAGTAGCTGTAGACTGTGCAGCAGTATTTGGATTTGCGCCAAAAGCTGTGTTATTAGGTTTTGTTGGTGGTGCTATCGGTATGATTTTCGGTGTAGTGGGATTAATTGTAGTTGGTTCACCAATATTGATTATACCAGGATTCATACCTATGTTTTTTGATAATGCAGTAATAGGTATATTTGCTAATAAACGTGGTGGTTGGAAAGCAACATTAATTATAACGTTCTGCTCTGGAATAATTCAAGTAGTGGGAAGTGGATTAGCAGCATCTGCTTTAGGTATTAATGCTTGGCAAGGAAGTTTTGACTGGGCAACAATTTGGTTAGGAATTATATATATATTTAAATGTATCGGTAGTTTTTTAGGTATTTGTTAA
- a CDS encoding PTS sugar transporter subunit IIB, producing MIRILSICGNGMGTSTIIKIKVKGICKKLGIDVVVDSCSAGEAASFTSNTDLIITTPEWGKMIRYPEGTVLITLVNLMDEKTLTDKLVNTVKENFPDEIN from the coding sequence ATGATTAGAATACTTTCAATATGTGGAAATGGAATGGGTACAAGTACAATAATTAAAATTAAAGTTAAAGGTATCTGTAAGAAATTAGGAATTGATGTAGTAGTTGATTCGTGTTCAGCAGGTGAAGCTGCATCATTCACTAGTAATACTGATTTAATAATAACTACACCAGAATGGGGAAAAATGATCAGATATCCTGAAGGTACAGTGTTAATTACTCTTGTTAATTTAATGGATGAAAAAACTTTGACTGATAAATTGGTTAATACGGTAAAAGAAAATTTCCCAGATGAAATAAACTAG
- a CDS encoding PTS sugar transporter subunit IIA — MLRELLEQNDLIRTNINVKDWEEAVEQGVELLHNAGFVDDRYSKSIIEGTKKHGPYYVICPRVAMPHSRPEDGVKKNGISIMTLEEPVNFGNPDNDPVSIIISLSATDNVSHLEMMQDIVTTISVEDNIDKIEEANTNNDILNIF; from the coding sequence ATGTTAAGAGAGTTACTTGAGCAAAATGACTTAATACGTACTAATATAAATGTAAAAGATTGGGAAGAAGCAGTAGAACAAGGTGTTGAATTATTACACAATGCTGGTTTTGTTGATGATAGATACAGTAAATCAATAATTGAAGGTACCAAAAAACATGGTCCTTATTATGTTATATGTCCTAGAGTCGCAATGCCACATTCAAGGCCTGAAGATGGAGTTAAAAAGAACGGAATTTCGATTATGACACTTGAGGAACCTGTCAATTTTGGTAATCCTGATAATGATCCAGTTAGTATTATTATAAGTTTGTCAGCTACTGACAATGTATCTCATTTAGAAATGATGCAAGATATTGTCACAACAATATCTGTAGAAGATAATATTGATAAAATCGAAGAAGCTAATACTAATAATGATATTCTTAATATATTTTAA
- a CDS encoding uroporphyrinogen decarboxylase family protein translates to MKSYEIMKRNIEFKCPERIGLRFNSLGVSDVYRIYTQIPRSLREDRDIKINMNKKPRPFKNFMDEWGCGWDKDANTGSGDMGMVVDNPLKDWSMLDDLPIPDPYAEGRFDGLEEALESAGDKYIQLNSPQCLFERMHFLRGFENLLMDIYTEPDKVKKLADKVIDYQIGIVKEAYRLSEGRINCFDTTDDWGTQNSLLISPDLWREIFKPRYKRLMDVIKECGMHIRFHTDGKVNDLMEDFIELGFDIVNIHQPQLLGIEEIGEKYAGRICFEASIDIQATLPTGDKKAIEDEVKKLIEYWSTPKGGLIAVEYRYLDAIGATKESLQFALECFQKHGKL, encoded by the coding sequence GTGAAAAGTTATGAAATAATGAAACGAAATATTGAATTCAAATGTCCCGAACGTATTGGCCTTAGATTTAATAGCCTAGGAGTAAGTGATGTTTATAGAATCTATACACAAATTCCAAGATCTCTTAGGGAAGATAGAGATATAAAAATCAATATGAACAAGAAACCTCGTCCATTCAAAAATTTCATGGATGAATGGGGTTGCGGATGGGATAAAGATGCTAATACAGGTAGTGGTGATATGGGTATGGTTGTCGACAATCCATTAAAAGATTGGTCTATGCTTGATGATTTACCAATACCAGATCCTTATGCAGAAGGTAGATTTGATGGACTAGAAGAGGCTTTAGAATCTGCAGGTGATAAATACATACAGCTGAATAGCCCTCAATGTTTATTTGAGAGGATGCACTTTCTAAGAGGTTTTGAGAATCTACTTATGGATATTTATACTGAGCCTGATAAAGTTAAGAAATTAGCAGATAAGGTGATTGATTATCAGATTGGTATTGTAAAAGAGGCATACCGTTTATCAGAAGGAAGGATAAATTGTTTTGATACAACAGATGACTGGGGTACACAAAATAGTTTATTGATATCACCTGATCTATGGCGTGAAATATTTAAACCTAGATATAAAAGACTTATGGATGTTATTAAAGAATGTGGTATGCATATTAGATTCCATACAGATGGTAAAGTTAATGACTTAATGGAAGATTTTATTGAGCTTGGTTTTGATATCGTTAATATACATCAACCACAGCTATTAGGCATAGAAGAAATTGGAGAAAAGTATGCTGGAAGGATTTGTTTTGAAGCATCAATAGATATACAAGCTACACTTCCAACAGGAGACAAAAAAGCTATTGAAGATGAAGTGAAAAAACTTATAGAATATTGGTCAACTCCTAAAGGTGGATTGATTGCTGTAGAATACAGGTATCTTGATGCCATAGGTGCAACTAAAGAATCTCTTCAATTTGCGCTAGAATGTTTTCAAAAACATGGTAAATTATAA
- a CDS encoding 2-hydroxyacid dehydrogenase, translating into MLKIAFFDTKPYDKEIFQELNKKYGFEIIYFEERLNDKTVKLTEGFDVVSIFVQDKASSLVINKLHEYGVKLIALRCAGYNNVDFKAARDKIHIVHVPAYSPHAIAEFTVSMMLTLNRKIHKSHTRTKDLNFSLSGLLGFDMYQKTVGIIGTGKIAKILIKILKGFECNVIAYDLYPDTRSAEELGFSYVSLDELFIESDIISLHCPLTKDTEYIINANSINKMKKGAMIVNTGRGKLINTKDLIEGLKEYKIGSAALDVYEEEDKYFYEDFSVSGVNDDVLSRLLTFPNVLITSHQAYFTKEALNNIATTTLDSMMQLDEGKPLENEIAYICDENGCIIKKVITQK; encoded by the coding sequence ATGTTAAAAATTGCTTTTTTTGATACTAAACCATATGATAAGGAAATTTTTCAAGAATTAAATAAAAAATATGGATTTGAGATAATATATTTTGAAGAACGTTTGAATGATAAAACAGTTAAGCTTACAGAAGGTTTCGATGTAGTTTCAATATTCGTTCAAGACAAAGCTTCTTCCTTGGTTATAAATAAATTACATGAATACGGGGTTAAATTAATTGCACTACGTTGTGCAGGATACAATAATGTTGATTTCAAAGCAGCAAGAGATAAAATACACATTGTTCATGTACCAGCTTATTCACCTCATGCTATAGCAGAATTTACAGTATCCATGATGTTAACCTTAAATAGAAAAATACACAAGTCTCACACTAGAACAAAAGACCTTAACTTCTCTTTGAGTGGATTATTAGGATTTGATATGTATCAGAAGACTGTAGGTATAATAGGTACTGGCAAGATAGCTAAAATACTAATAAAAATTCTAAAAGGATTTGAATGTAATGTTATTGCTTATGATTTATATCCAGATACTAGATCAGCAGAAGAACTAGGCTTCAGCTACGTTTCACTAGATGAGTTATTCATAGAAAGTGACATTATTTCTCTACATTGCCCATTAACTAAAGATACAGAATATATTATTAATGCTAACAGTATTAACAAAATGAAAAAAGGAGCAATGATAGTTAATACTGGAAGAGGCAAATTAATTAATACAAAGGATTTAATTGAAGGATTGAAAGAATATAAAATAGGAAGTGCTGCATTAGATGTATATGAAGAAGAAGATAAATATTTCTATGAAGATTTCTCTGTTTCAGGAGTTAATGATGATGTATTGTCTAGGCTACTAACTTTCCCTAACGTGCTAATTACTTCTCACCAAGCTTATTTTACAAAAGAAGCTTTAAATAACATTGCAACTACTACACTTGATAGCATGATGCAACTTGATGAAGGTAAGCCTCTTGAAAACGAAATAGCATATATTTGTGATGAAAATGGTTGTATAATTAAGAAAGTTATAACTCAAAAGTAA
- a CDS encoding flavodoxin domain-containing protein, protein MNVLIVYATKYGFTEKCVKALANKLYGKVNIINIQQEVIKDISSYNTIIIGGPIYAGRLPKKLRRFLVDNTQILLDKKIGLFVACSMSGENALKQLNDVFPNELCNKAVVKEGFGGEINKDKVSLFYRLIVKMVSKADNSATTRNNGIISENINRFAGIINNCK, encoded by the coding sequence ATGAATGTTTTAATAGTCTATGCTACTAAATATGGTTTTACAGAAAAGTGTGTTAAAGCATTAGCCAATAAGTTGTATGGAAAAGTGAATATAATAAATATTCAACAAGAAGTTATAAAAGACATCAGTAGTTATAATACAATAATTATTGGTGGACCAATATATGCAGGACGATTACCAAAAAAATTAAGAAGATTTCTAGTAGATAATACACAAATCTTATTAGATAAGAAAATAGGATTATTCGTAGCTTGTTCAATGTCTGGAGAAAATGCCTTAAAGCAATTGAATGATGTATTTCCAAATGAATTATGCAATAAAGCAGTTGTAAAAGAGGGATTTGGAGGAGAAATTAATAAAGATAAAGTGAGTTTGTTTTATAGACTTATTGTTAAAATGGTATCAAAAGCAGATAATTCTGCAACAACCAGAAATAATGGTATTATAAGTGAAAACATAAACAGATTTGCAGGTATAATAAATAATTGCAAATAG
- a CDS encoding NAD(P)H-dependent oxidoreductase, translated as MQVLVINGSPKGKYSTTLQSVLYIKKHFPDDNFEVINVGQQIKKLEKPEELTKVIEKVNNCDLILFSYPVYTFIAPYQLHRFIELMKQSNIFLNEKFATQISTSKHFFDVTAHRYIEENCNDMNIKYIKGISCDMDDLLTPKGRKELLVFWKYIKFSVENNISNPISINNTPYSTYTYNTCLSENIKSEDLETVIVTNYTDKDISLKNMVNDFCNTYKYKTKIININDFKFDGGCLGCFNCASGGQCIYKDGFQDLLRNVIQNADSIIYAATIKDHSLGASFKLYHDRQFCNGHRTVTVGMPVGYILSGNYSMEGNLRTIIEGRSEVGHNYLTSVVTDEVKNDEIIKNNLVNLSKQTEFALENKLVLPQNFYGIGGMKIFRDLIYLMRGLMKEDHKFYKKHGIYDFPQKKKKTIIKMILIGWLMSIPSVKKKAKGKMNEAMIKPYREAIDK; from the coding sequence ATGCAAGTTCTAGTTATAAACGGTAGTCCAAAAGGCAAGTATAGTACCACATTACAATCTGTATTATACATAAAAAAGCATTTTCCAGATGACAACTTTGAAGTTATAAATGTAGGACAACAGATAAAAAAATTAGAAAAACCAGAAGAACTAACAAAAGTCATTGAAAAAGTAAATAATTGTGATCTAATTCTTTTTTCATATCCTGTTTACACGTTTATAGCACCTTATCAGCTTCATAGATTTATAGAATTAATGAAACAATCAAATATATTTTTAAATGAAAAATTTGCAACCCAAATCTCAACTTCAAAACATTTCTTTGATGTTACTGCACATAGATATATTGAAGAGAACTGTAATGATATGAACATAAAATATATCAAAGGTATTTCTTGTGATATGGACGATTTGTTAACCCCAAAAGGTAGAAAAGAGCTTCTAGTGTTCTGGAAATACATTAAATTTTCAGTAGAGAACAATATCAGTAATCCCATAAGTATAAACAATACTCCATACAGCACATATACTTACAATACTTGTCTTAGTGAAAATATTAAAAGCGAAGATCTTGAGACTGTAATAGTTACTAACTACACTGATAAAGATATAAGTCTTAAAAATATGGTCAATGATTTCTGTAATACCTATAAGTATAAAACCAAAATCATCAATATCAATGATTTCAAATTTGATGGTGGATGTCTTGGATGCTTTAATTGTGCATCAGGTGGACAATGCATATATAAAGACGGCTTTCAAGATTTGCTTCGTAATGTAATCCAGAATGCGGATTCTATAATATATGCTGCTACAATTAAAGACCATTCATTAGGAGCTTCATTTAAACTCTATCATGACAGACAATTCTGCAATGGTCATAGAACAGTTACCGTGGGTATGCCTGTAGGATATATTTTAAGTGGTAATTATTCTATGGAAGGTAATCTGAGAACTATTATTGAAGGAAGAAGCGAAGTTGGACACAACTACCTAACTTCCGTTGTAACTGATGAAGTTAAAAATGATGAGATAATTAAAAATAACTTAGTCAATTTATCTAAACAGACTGAATTTGCTCTAGAAAACAAATTAGTATTGCCTCAAAATTTCTATGGTATAGGTGGTATGAAAATATTTAGAGATCTTATCTACCTTATGAGAGGACTTATGAAAGAAGATCACAAGTTCTACAAAAAACATGGAATATACGACTTTCCACAGAAAAAAAAGAAAACCATTATCAAAATGATTTTAATAGGATGGCTGATGTCTATTCCTTCAGTTAAGAAAAAAGCAAAAGGCAAAATGAATGAAGCTATGATAAAACCTTATAGAGAAGCTATTGATAAATAA
- a CDS encoding TldD/PmbA family protein, producing MLSKSLIEDVLTAAVSTGGDFAEIFAEDKNNTNLTLVGGKLEKSVSGKIYGIGIRIFKGFNYLYAYTNNLSRDNLIKVAKEAASTIKGVKKDIILNFNKGIINNIHPIEIMPDSISKMQKVDLMKTAYEAAKSYDSLISQVKVQYLDEIQNVLIANTEGRLVEDKRIRTRILINSVAAKDNVMQTGLHFPGAQKGYEFFNEINVKDYAEDSARMAKTMLMAEYCPSGRMPVIINNGFGGVLFHESCGHGLEATRVAKNTSVFSHMLDQEIASQLVTAIDDGTIPNQWGSCNIDDEGNNTRKNILIENGILKNYMIDKFNGRRMNMEPTGSGRRESYKYAPTSRMTNTYIASGKSTIDDIIANTEYGLFAKYLGGGSVNPSTGEFNFAVREGYIVKNGKINRPVRGATLIGTGMEVLEKIDMVGDNVDFSQGICGSISGGVPVNVGQPTLRVSEMTVGGRDGER from the coding sequence GTGTTAAGTAAATCGCTAATTGAGGATGTACTGACAGCTGCTGTGTCGACAGGTGGAGATTTTGCAGAAATATTTGCAGAAGATAAAAATAATACTAACCTTACATTAGTTGGGGGAAAACTTGAAAAAAGTGTTTCCGGAAAAATCTATGGTATTGGTATAAGAATATTTAAAGGATTTAATTATCTATATGCCTATACCAATAATTTGTCCAGAGATAATCTAATAAAAGTAGCGAAAGAAGCCGCTTCAACTATCAAAGGTGTGAAAAAAGATATAATACTGAATTTTAACAAAGGTATCATAAATAATATTCATCCCATTGAAATTATGCCGGATTCTATTTCCAAGATGCAAAAAGTGGATTTAATGAAAACAGCATATGAGGCGGCTAAAAGTTATGACTCACTTATCTCACAAGTGAAAGTACAATATCTGGATGAGATACAAAATGTTCTTATAGCTAATACAGAAGGAAGATTGGTGGAAGATAAAAGAATAAGAACTAGAATATTAATAAATTCTGTAGCGGCTAAGGATAATGTAATGCAAACTGGACTTCATTTCCCAGGTGCACAAAAAGGTTATGAATTTTTTAATGAGATTAACGTAAAAGATTATGCCGAAGATTCTGCAAGAATGGCTAAAACAATGCTCATGGCTGAATATTGTCCAAGCGGAAGAATGCCTGTAATCATTAATAATGGTTTTGGAGGAGTATTATTCCATGAATCTTGTGGACATGGCTTAGAAGCGACAAGAGTTGCTAAAAATACATCAGTATTTTCTCATATGCTAGACCAAGAAATTGCTTCACAACTAGTTACAGCTATTGATGATGGTACAATTCCTAATCAGTGGGGTTCTTGTAATATTGATGATGAAGGTAATAATACAAGAAAGAATATCCTAATAGAAAATGGAATATTGAAGAACTATATGATAGATAAATTTAATGGTAGAAGAATGAATATGGAACCTACAGGTTCAGGAAGAAGAGAATCATATAAATATGCTCCAACATCAAGAATGACCAATACATATATTGCATCAGGTAAATCTACAATCGATGATATAATAGCTAATACTGAATATGGTTTATTCGCGAAATATTTAGGGGGTGGTTCAGTAAACCCATCAACGGGTGAATTTAATTTTGCAGTTAGAGAAGGTTATATAGTTAAAAATGGTAAAATAAACAGACCTGTAAGAGGTGCAACATTAATAGGTACTGGAATGGAGGTATTAGAAAAAATTGACATGGTTGGTGATAATGTAGATTTTTCTCAAGGTATTTGTGGTTCAATTAGTGGGGGTGTACCTGTTAATGTTGGTCAGCCTACCCTGAGAGTGAGTGAAATGACTGTAGGTGGAAGGGATGGTGAGAGATAA
- a CDS encoding TldD/PmbA family protein codes for MDKKKFIKLLFEKGRKAGFAEMEIYISSQKKQNINVYNDDVDSFENSVSEGLSFRGLYNNKKMGFSYTEKIDESTIDMLIREAMENAKVLDNDDIDIIYEGSKEYKDIVTYNKQSENVPVEEKIKYLKQIENMGQELDSRVKSITYNMINDATKSIMIANTKGLNLKYKSNLYKYELDVDIEDHEDVKSAYRYQVTNDFTKLKGQKLINDVISEAVSMLGATSIQSGIYPVIFRSDVSASILDAFASIFSADKVQKNMSLLKGKLGEQVADTKVTIVDDPFMKDGAFTRPFDAEGVATKYKKIIKKGILTTYFHNLKTANKDNVQPTGNAYKTSFNTAVDIAPTNMYIEIGKKSYDELIQSTKKGLLIIDVQGLHSGLNPISGDFSVSAYGYEIIDGKITRPVNQITIAGNYIELLMNIEDIGNDLEFILPHNGYVGSPSIKVKSLSVAGQ; via the coding sequence ATGGATAAGAAGAAATTTATTAAATTACTATTCGAAAAAGGGAGAAAAGCAGGCTTTGCTGAAATGGAAATATATATAAGTAGCCAAAAAAAACAAAATATAAATGTATACAATGATGATGTTGATAGTTTTGAAAATTCTGTTAGTGAAGGATTGTCATTCAGAGGTTTGTATAATAATAAAAAGATGGGGTTTTCTTATACAGAAAAAATAGATGAAAGTACTATAGATATGCTTATAAGAGAAGCGATGGAAAATGCTAAAGTGTTAGATAATGATGATATAGATATAATTTATGAAGGTTCTAAAGAGTATAAGGACATTGTTACATATAATAAACAATCAGAAAATGTCCCAGTTGAAGAAAAAATCAAATACCTTAAACAGATAGAAAATATGGGTCAAGAGTTAGATAGCAGAGTCAAGTCGATTACGTATAATATGATTAACGATGCGACCAAGAGTATTATGATAGCTAATACTAAAGGACTAAACCTGAAGTACAAATCTAATTTATATAAATATGAGTTAGATGTTGATATAGAAGATCATGAAGACGTGAAATCCGCTTATAGATATCAAGTAACTAATGATTTTACAAAACTTAAGGGTCAAAAATTAATAAATGATGTAATAAGTGAGGCAGTGTCAATGCTTGGTGCCACCTCAATACAATCGGGAATATATCCTGTGATTTTTCGTTCTGATGTATCTGCTAGTATACTAGATGCATTTGCATCCATTTTTTCTGCTGATAAAGTACAAAAAAATATGTCACTATTAAAAGGAAAGCTAGGAGAACAGGTTGCTGATACAAAAGTTACAATAGTAGATGATCCTTTTATGAAAGATGGAGCATTTACCAGACCATTTGATGCAGAAGGGGTAGCCACTAAATATAAGAAAATTATTAAAAAAGGCATATTGACAACATATTTTCATAATCTAAAGACAGCTAATAAGGATAATGTCCAGCCGACTGGTAATGCTTATAAAACTTCTTTTAACACAGCAGTAGATATCGCACCTACTAATATGTATATTGAAATAGGGAAAAAAAGTTATGATGAATTAATTCAAAGTACGAAAAAAGGTTTGTTGATCATAGATGTGCAAGGACTACATTCTGGACTTAATCCTATAAGTGGTGATTTTTCTGTATCAGCATACGGATATGAAATAATTGATGGTAAAATAACTAGACCCGTTAATCAGATAACCATAGCAGGTAACTATATTGAATTATTAATGAATATTGAAGATATAGGTAATGACTTAGAATTTATTTTACCGCATAATGGATATGTCGGTTCGCCTTCTATAAAGGTCAAAAGTTTATCCGTAGCAGGACAATAA